A single window of Mycobacterium sp. ITM-2016-00318 DNA harbors:
- the fabG1 gene encoding 3-oxoacyl-ACP reductase FabG1: MTGDSAAADTADRTAGGRPPFVSRSVLVTGGNRGIGLAIAQRLAADGHKVAVTHRGSGAPDGLYGVVCDVTDNDAVDRAFTEVEQHQGPVEVLVSNAGISQDAFLMRMTEERFENVINANLTGAFRVTQRASRSMQRKRFGRIIYIGSVSGMWGIGNQANYAAAKAGLIGMARSISRELSKAGVTANVVAPGYIDTEMTRALDERIQEGALGFIPAKRVGTAEEVAGVVSFLASEDASYIAGAVIPVDGGMGMGH, encoded by the coding sequence ATGACAGGAGACAGCGCTGCGGCCGACACCGCCGACCGGACGGCCGGCGGTCGCCCGCCCTTCGTCTCCCGTTCGGTGCTGGTCACCGGGGGAAATCGCGGTATCGGCCTCGCCATCGCCCAGCGGCTCGCCGCGGACGGCCACAAGGTGGCGGTCACCCACCGCGGATCGGGCGCTCCCGACGGGCTGTACGGCGTCGTGTGCGACGTCACCGACAATGACGCCGTCGATCGCGCGTTCACCGAGGTCGAGCAGCACCAAGGGCCGGTCGAAGTGCTGGTGTCCAATGCCGGAATCTCCCAGGATGCGTTCCTCATGCGGATGACCGAGGAGAGGTTCGAGAACGTCATCAATGCAAACCTCACCGGGGCGTTCCGGGTAACGCAGCGGGCCTCGCGCAGCATGCAGCGCAAGCGGTTCGGCCGGATCATCTACATCGGCTCGGTGTCCGGCATGTGGGGCATCGGCAACCAGGCCAACTACGCGGCGGCCAAGGCCGGTCTGATCGGCATGGCCCGCTCGATCTCCAGAGAGCTGTCCAAGGCCGGCGTCACCGCCAATGTGGTGGCACCGGGCTACATCGACACCGAGATGACCCGCGCGCTGGACGAGCGGATCCAGGAGGGGGCGCTCGGGTTCATCCCGGCGAAGCGGGTCGGCACCGCCGAGGAGGTCGCGGGGGTCGTCAGCTTCCTGGCGTCCGAGGATGCCAGCTACATCGCCGGCGCGGTCATCCCCGTCGACGGCGGCATGGGCATGGGCCACTGA
- the inhA gene encoding NADH-dependent enoyl-ACP reductase InhA: protein MAGLLEGKRILVTGIITDSSIAFHIAKVAQEAGAELVLTGFDRMKLIARIADRLPEKAPLLELDVQNQEHLDSLAGRITEVIGEGNKLDGVVHSIGYMPQTGMGVNPFFDAPYEDVAKGIHISAFSYASLAKATLPVLNEGGSIVGMDFDPTRAMPAYNWMTVAKSALESVNRFVAREAGPFGVRSNLVAAGPIRTLAMSAIVGGALGEDAGAQIQLLEEGWDQRAPVGWNMKDPTPVAKTVCALLSDWLPATTGTVVYADGGAHTQLL, encoded by the coding sequence ATGGCAGGACTGCTCGAAGGCAAGCGAATACTCGTCACCGGCATCATCACGGACTCGTCGATCGCATTTCACATCGCCAAGGTCGCGCAGGAGGCCGGTGCAGAGCTGGTTCTCACCGGCTTCGACCGGATGAAGCTCATTGCGCGCATCGCCGACCGGCTGCCGGAGAAGGCGCCGCTGCTGGAACTCGACGTACAGAATCAGGAGCACCTCGACTCCCTCGCAGGCCGCATCACCGAGGTGATCGGCGAGGGCAACAAGCTCGACGGCGTCGTGCACTCGATCGGCTACATGCCGCAGACCGGCATGGGAGTCAACCCGTTCTTCGACGCGCCCTACGAGGATGTCGCGAAGGGCATTCACATCTCCGCGTTCTCGTATGCGTCGCTGGCGAAGGCGACGCTGCCGGTCCTCAACGAGGGCGGCTCGATCGTCGGGATGGATTTCGACCCGACCAGGGCGATGCCGGCCTACAACTGGATGACCGTCGCCAAGAGCGCACTCGAGTCGGTCAACCGGTTCGTCGCGCGGGAGGCCGGTCCGTTCGGCGTGCGCTCCAATCTCGTTGCCGCGGGGCCGATCCGGACTCTGGCGATGAGCGCCATCGTCGGCGGCGCGCTCGGTGAGGACGCAGGCGCCCAGATCCAACTGCTCGAGGAGGGCTGGGATCAGCGTGCTCCGGTCGGCTGGAACATGAAGGATCCGACGCCGGTGGCCAAGACGGTGTGCGCCCTGCTGTCCGACTGGCTGCCCGCCACCACCGGAACGGTCGTCTACGCCGACGGCGGCGCACACACCCAGCTGCTCTAG
- a CDS encoding ferrochelatase, whose amino-acid sequence MAGSGFDAVLLLSFGGPEAPEQVMPFLENVTRGRGIPRERLASVAEHYLHFGGVSPINGINRALIAQLEAELADRDEAMPVYFGNRNWEPYVEDAVRAMRDNGIGRAAVFTTSAWGGYSSCTQYIEDIVRGRDAAGVGAPELVKLRQYFDHPLFVEMFAESIDDAARALPEALRAEARLVFTAHSIPRAAASRCGTDLYARQVAYASQLVAARVGYADYDQVWQSRSGPPQVPWLEPDVGDHLSTLADSGVKAVIVCPVGFVADHIEVVWDLDNELRAQAQERGIAFARATTPNADRRFARLAVDLIDEVRDGREPIRSASPQGSEAPPLQGHSVDGTLCTPRCVRG is encoded by the coding sequence ATGGCAGGCTCGGGTTTTGATGCCGTCCTGCTGCTGTCCTTCGGCGGGCCGGAGGCCCCCGAGCAGGTGATGCCGTTCCTGGAGAACGTGACTCGCGGCAGGGGCATACCCCGGGAGCGGCTGGCCTCGGTCGCCGAGCACTATCTGCACTTCGGTGGGGTTTCGCCGATCAACGGCATCAACCGCGCTCTGATCGCGCAGCTGGAAGCCGAACTGGCCGACCGGGACGAGGCCATGCCGGTGTACTTCGGCAACCGGAACTGGGAGCCCTACGTCGAGGATGCGGTAAGGGCGATGCGCGACAACGGCATCGGCCGTGCGGCGGTGTTCACCACATCGGCGTGGGGCGGCTACTCGAGCTGTACCCAGTACATCGAGGACATCGTCAGGGGCAGGGACGCGGCGGGGGTCGGCGCCCCCGAACTGGTCAAGCTGCGCCAGTACTTCGACCACCCGTTGTTCGTCGAGATGTTCGCCGAGTCGATCGACGATGCGGCCAGGGCGCTGCCCGAGGCGCTGCGCGCAGAGGCCCGCCTCGTGTTCACCGCACACTCGATCCCTCGTGCCGCTGCGTCGCGCTGCGGTACCGATCTCTATGCCAGACAGGTGGCCTACGCATCCCAACTCGTCGCTGCGAGGGTGGGATACGCCGACTACGACCAGGTGTGGCAGTCGCGCTCAGGGCCACCGCAGGTGCCCTGGCTGGAACCCGATGTGGGGGATCACCTTTCGACTCTGGCCGACTCGGGCGTCAAGGCCGTCATCGTCTGTCCGGTCGGATTCGTCGCCGACCACATCGAGGTGGTGTGGGACCTCGACAACGAGCTGCGTGCGCAGGCGCAGGAGCGCGGCATCGCCTTCGCAAGGGCGACCACGCCGAACGCCGACCGCCGGTTCGCGCGACTGGCCGTGGATCTGATCGACGAGGTGCGCGACGGTCGGGAGCCTATCCGGTCGGCGAGCCCGCAGGGTTCCGAAGCGCCGCCGCTGCAGGGCCATTCGGTTGACGGGACCCTGTGCACGCCCCGGTGCGTCAGGGGCTAG
- a CDS encoding NfeD family protein, with the protein MPVWLIWLVAALGLAGAEALTGDLFLLMLSGGALAAAGSNLIFDNYVIDGIVFMVVSVLLLVVVRPALKRRFTEGTGLLDRPKELEGKSAMVLDRVGRHEGQVKLDGEVWTARPLNEDDVYEPGDHVTVVRIDGATAVVQKVV; encoded by the coding sequence ATGCCTGTTTGGTTGATCTGGCTGGTCGCCGCACTCGGCCTGGCCGGGGCCGAGGCGCTGACCGGCGACCTCTTCCTGCTGATGCTGAGTGGTGGAGCCCTCGCCGCGGCCGGGTCGAACCTGATCTTCGACAACTACGTCATCGACGGCATCGTGTTCATGGTCGTCTCAGTGCTTTTGCTGGTGGTGGTGCGGCCGGCATTGAAACGCCGCTTCACCGAGGGCACTGGACTGTTGGACCGCCCGAAAGAGCTGGAGGGCAAGAGTGCGATGGTGCTCGACCGCGTGGGTCGCCACGAAGGTCAGGTCAAGCTCGACGGCGAGGTCTGGACGGCGCGGCCGTTGAACGAGGACGATGTCTACGAACCGGGCGACCACGTCACCGTCGTGCGCATCGACGGCGCCACCGCAGTCGTCCAAAAAGTGGTCTAG
- a CDS encoding SPFH domain-containing protein yields MDGAIAGLILVGVLIVFAAIVVAKSVALIPQAEAAVIERLGRYSKTVSGQLTLLLPFVDRIRARVDLRERVVSFPPQPVITEDNLTVNIDTVVYFQVTNPQAAVYQISNYIVGVEQLTTTTLRNVVGGMTLEQTLTSRDKINGQLRGVLDEATGRWGLRVARVELRSIDPPPSIQDSMEKQMRADREKRAMILTAEGSREAAIKQAEGQKQAQILSAEGAKQAAILTAEADRQSRMLRAQGERAASYLQAQGQAKAIEKTFAAIKAGRPTPEMLAYQYLQTLPQMAKGEANKVWLVPSDFGSALEGFTRMLGAPGEDGVFRYTPSPVEDNLPKPEDDTDEVAEWFTTQTDPAIAQAVAKAEADARKPVPGLLAAPETAASEDPLPPMQYPPLSQQRQDGPPQQPGRHSG; encoded by the coding sequence ATGGACGGTGCCATCGCCGGCCTGATCCTCGTCGGCGTGCTGATCGTGTTCGCCGCCATCGTCGTCGCGAAGTCAGTCGCGTTGATCCCGCAGGCCGAGGCCGCGGTGATCGAACGGCTGGGCCGCTACAGCAAGACCGTGTCGGGTCAGCTGACGCTGCTGCTGCCGTTCGTCGACAGGATTCGGGCACGGGTGGACCTGCGCGAGCGGGTGGTGTCGTTCCCGCCGCAGCCGGTGATCACCGAGGACAACCTGACGGTGAACATCGACACCGTCGTCTACTTCCAGGTCACCAACCCACAGGCCGCGGTCTACCAGATCAGCAACTACATCGTCGGTGTCGAGCAGTTGACCACCACCACGCTGCGAAACGTCGTCGGCGGTATGACGCTGGAGCAGACGCTGACCTCGCGCGACAAGATCAACGGGCAGCTGCGCGGCGTGCTCGACGAGGCGACCGGCCGCTGGGGACTGCGGGTGGCGCGCGTCGAGCTCCGCAGCATCGACCCGCCGCCGTCGATCCAGGACTCGATGGAGAAGCAGATGCGGGCCGACCGCGAGAAGCGCGCCATGATCCTGACCGCCGAGGGCAGCCGGGAGGCGGCGATCAAGCAGGCCGAGGGCCAGAAGCAGGCCCAGATTCTGTCCGCTGAGGGCGCCAAGCAGGCCGCGATCCTGACCGCCGAGGCTGACCGGCAGTCCCGCATGCTGCGGGCTCAGGGTGAACGCGCGGCGTCCTACCTGCAGGCGCAGGGCCAGGCCAAGGCGATCGAGAAGACCTTCGCCGCGATCAAGGCGGGCAGGCCGACTCCGGAGATGCTGGCCTACCAGTACCTGCAGACGCTGCCGCAGATGGCCAAGGGCGAGGCGAACAAGGTCTGGCTGGTGCCCAGTGACTTCGGCTCCGCATTGGAAGGCTTCACCAGGATGCTGGGTGCACCGGGAGAGGACGGTGTGTTCCGGTACACGCCGTCGCCGGTCGAGGACAACCTGCCCAAGCCCGAGGACGACACCGATGAGGTCGCCGAGTGGTTCACGACGCAGACCGATCCAGCGATCGCTCAGGCTGTCGCCAAGGCCGAGGCGGACGCACGCAAGCCGGTTCCCGGTTTGCTCGCAGCTCCGGAAACTGCGGCGTCGGAGGACCCGCTGCCGCCTATGCAGTATCCGCCGCTGTCACAGCAGCGGCAGGATGGTCCGCCCCAGCAGCCGGGTCGGCACAGCGGATAG
- a CDS encoding TVP38/TMEM64 family protein, with amino-acid sequence MKSVVSTLAAMRTAVIWTAKQVPRRQMAAIAATIVILVAILLLVPRPGAMQLRDWATSVGPWFPLAFLATHIVVTVFPFPRTAFTLASGLLFGPWLGIAIAVVASAVSALLALLLVRAADWRLDRLVPHPRVKTLDARLRRRGWPTVMSMRLIPAVPFSVLNYAAGASAVRVLPYTVATLAGLLPGTAAVVILGDALTNHISPLLILVSLFTASLGVAGLVYEIKTYPQHNRADTGAIRCADPAAGADHPAAAVTAADTA; translated from the coding sequence GTGAAGTCCGTCGTCAGCACCCTCGCCGCGATGCGCACCGCGGTGATCTGGACGGCGAAGCAGGTTCCCCGACGCCAGATGGCCGCCATCGCGGCGACCATTGTGATTCTCGTCGCAATACTGTTGCTGGTGCCGCGGCCCGGCGCGATGCAGCTGAGGGACTGGGCGACGTCGGTCGGTCCGTGGTTCCCGCTGGCGTTTCTGGCCACACACATCGTGGTCACCGTGTTCCCGTTCCCGCGGACCGCGTTCACCCTGGCGTCCGGCCTGTTGTTCGGACCGTGGCTCGGCATTGCGATCGCGGTGGTGGCCAGCGCTGTCAGCGCGTTGCTCGCGCTGCTGCTGGTCCGGGCCGCGGACTGGCGGCTCGACCGCCTCGTCCCGCATCCCCGGGTCAAGACGCTCGACGCCCGCCTGCGCAGGCGCGGATGGCCGACGGTCATGTCGATGCGGCTGATCCCCGCGGTCCCGTTCTCGGTGCTCAACTATGCCGCGGGAGCGTCGGCGGTTCGCGTGCTGCCCTATACCGTGGCGACACTGGCGGGCCTGCTGCCCGGCACGGCGGCGGTGGTGATCCTCGGCGATGCGCTCACCAACCACATCAGCCCGCTGCTGATCCTGGTGTCGCTGTTCACCGCGAGTCTCGGCGTGGCAGGCCTCGTCTACGAGATCAAGACCTACCCGCAGCACAACCGTGCGGATACCGGGGCTATCCGCTGTGCCGACCCGGCTGCTGGGGCGGACCATCCTGCCGCTGCTGTGACAGCGGCGGATACTGCATAG
- the mutA gene encoding methylmalonyl-CoA mutase small subunit, with protein MQESGLRESQQRWRSAVAGVLAKSTRRDPADLPPEPESLLDSPTYEGFPIRALYTSLDALPEPPLPGAWPFVRGGDALRDVKSGWKVAEAFPAPGQKAVADGNGAVLVALTEGVSALVLRVGGPDGIAAGELDRLLEGVFLDLVPVALETAGPDFTAAADALLPQLTGLDDEQRARLSVDLGADPLTAPLGTRSAADIDDVVAVAGKACEYAGGVRAITVDGPAFHNLGASASWELAGAVAAGVTYLRLLGEAGLSMSNSLRQISFRLAADDDQFMTIAKFRVLRLLWARVAEVVGEPEAGAARVHAVTSMPMMAQRDPWVNMLRTTVAAFGAGVGGADTVLVQPFDAAIPGGLPGTAASFARRIARNTQLLLLEESHLGRVLDPAGGSWFVEDLTKRLAETAWQHFQQIEAMGGFVDARDFVTAQIAEVRDKRADDISHRRTALTGVNEYPNLDEAPLPQHDSTSTVARYAAAFEALRDRSDAHLDKTGGRPKVLLLPLGPLGEHNIRATFATNLLASGGIEAVNPGTVDATGVADAVTAAGGLAVGVICGTDARYGAEAAGVVEAARKAGVSRVLLAGPEKAVAEADPKPDDYLTAKIDAVGALSDLLTRLGA; from the coding sequence GTGCAGGAATCCGGTTTACGGGAATCTCAGCAGCGATGGCGCTCCGCGGTCGCGGGCGTACTGGCGAAGTCGACCCGGCGTGATCCGGCCGACCTGCCGCCCGAGCCCGAGAGCCTGCTCGACTCGCCGACCTACGAGGGCTTCCCGATCCGGGCGCTGTACACCAGCCTGGACGCCCTGCCTGAGCCGCCGCTGCCGGGCGCATGGCCGTTCGTCCGCGGCGGCGACGCGCTGCGCGACGTCAAGTCGGGATGGAAGGTCGCAGAGGCGTTTCCCGCCCCTGGGCAGAAGGCCGTCGCCGACGGCAACGGCGCCGTCCTGGTCGCGCTGACAGAGGGTGTCAGCGCGCTCGTGCTGCGGGTCGGCGGACCCGACGGCATCGCAGCGGGGGAGCTGGACCGCCTGCTCGAGGGCGTGTTCCTCGATCTCGTTCCCGTCGCACTTGAGACTGCGGGGCCAGACTTCACTGCCGCCGCCGACGCCCTGCTACCGCAGCTCACCGGTCTGGATGACGAGCAGCGGGCCCGCCTCTCGGTCGACTTGGGCGCCGATCCGCTGACGGCCCCGCTGGGCACGCGGTCGGCCGCCGACATCGACGATGTCGTCGCCGTTGCGGGCAAGGCATGCGAGTACGCAGGCGGGGTGCGGGCGATCACGGTCGACGGACCCGCTTTCCACAACCTCGGCGCCAGCGCGTCGTGGGAGTTGGCCGGCGCCGTCGCCGCGGGCGTCACCTACCTTCGCCTTCTCGGCGAGGCCGGACTCAGCATGTCGAATTCGTTGCGGCAGATCAGCTTCCGGCTGGCGGCAGACGACGACCAGTTCATGACGATCGCCAAGTTCCGGGTGCTGCGCCTGCTGTGGGCCCGGGTGGCCGAGGTGGTCGGCGAGCCCGAGGCAGGCGCCGCGCGCGTTCATGCCGTCACCTCGATGCCGATGATGGCTCAGCGGGACCCGTGGGTGAACATGCTGCGCACCACGGTCGCTGCCTTCGGCGCGGGCGTCGGCGGTGCAGATACTGTCCTCGTGCAGCCCTTCGACGCCGCGATCCCCGGCGGATTGCCCGGCACCGCAGCCAGTTTCGCGCGTCGCATCGCGCGCAACACCCAATTGCTCCTTCTCGAGGAGTCCCATCTGGGCCGAGTGCTCGACCCCGCAGGCGGCTCCTGGTTCGTCGAGGATCTCACCAAGCGACTGGCCGAGACGGCGTGGCAGCATTTCCAGCAGATCGAGGCGATGGGCGGTTTCGTCGACGCCCGCGATTTCGTCACTGCGCAGATCGCCGAGGTCCGCGACAAGCGCGCTGACGACATCAGCCACCGCCGCACCGCACTCACCGGAGTCAACGAATACCCGAACCTCGACGAAGCGCCGCTGCCCCAGCATGATTCGACGAGCACCGTAGCCCGATACGCCGCCGCCTTCGAGGCGCTGCGGGACCGGTCCGACGCCCACCTGGACAAGACCGGCGGGCGGCCGAAGGTGCTTCTGCTGCCGCTCGGCCCGCTCGGCGAGCACAACATCCGTGCGACGTTCGCGACCAACCTGCTCGCGTCGGGTGGCATCGAAGCGGTGAACCCGGGCACCGTCGACGCCACGGGAGTGGCCGACGCCGTCACCGCCGCAGGCGGTCTCGCCGTCGGGGTGATCTGCGGAACGGATGCGCGGTATGGCGCCGAGGCAGCAGGCGTCGTCGAGGCCGCGCGCAAGGCCGGGGTGTCGCGTGTACTGCTGGCCGGCCCCGAAAAGGCCGTCGCCGAAGCCGATCCCAAACCGGACGACTACCTGACCGCCAAGATCGACGCGGTCGGCGCACTCTCGGACCTGCTCACCCGATTGGGGGCATGA